AAACTCACTAATTGATTTTCAAAAGCGTCCGTGGTTATGGATTCCACCAGGGTTTGCTATTTTTATAACCGTTATATCAATTAACTTACTTGGTGATGCACTTCGTGATGCATTAGATCCAAAGATGAAGCGGTAGGTGAAAAGAATGAGCAGAGCAATAGTAGAATTAAAAGATTTACAAACACACTTTCAAACAGAAGAGGGGATTGTGAAAGCTGTTAATCATGTGAGCTTTTCTGTTCGAGAGGGAGAAATTGTTTGTGTGGTTGGTGAATCAGGATGCGGGAAAAGTGTAACAGCTTTATCTATTATGGGACTTATTGATGAATCCGGTCGTATTGTTGGTGGTGACATTCTTTACGAAGGAAAAAGCCTGTTAGGAATGAAAGAGAAGGAGCTTCGTAGTTTAAGAGGAAATGACATAACGATGATTTTTCAAGAGCCAATGACATCTCTTAACCCCGTATTTACTGTTGGGGAACAAATTGTTGAGACATTACGAGAACATGAACTTCTTAGTAAAAATGAAGCATATAAAAAAGCAATTGAACTCATTCGGAAGGTTGGGATTGCACGTGCAGATGAGATTGTTCATTCCTATCCACATGAATTAAGCGGCGGAATGTTACAGCGAATTATGATTGCGGTTGCTCTTAGTTGTAATCCTAAATTGTTAATTGCTGATGAGCCAACAACAGCTCTTGATGTTACAATTCAAGCGCAAA
The window above is part of the Bacillus cytotoxicus NVH 391-98 genome. Proteins encoded here:
- a CDS encoding ABC transporter ATP-binding protein produces the protein MSRAIVELKDLQTHFQTEEGIVKAVNHVSFSVREGEIVCVVGESGCGKSVTALSIMGLIDESGRIVGGDILYEGKSLLGMKEKELRSLRGNDITMIFQEPMTSLNPVFTVGEQIVETLREHELLSKNEAYKKAIELIRKVGIARADEIVHSYPHELSGGMLQRIMIAVALSCNPKLLIADEPTTALDVTIQAQILDLLRQVKEEFKTSILFITHDLGVVAEMADYVVVMYGGKVIEEAKVLELFQNPKHPYTKGLLKSKPVMGKRTDKLYSIPGQVPNLVGLGEFCYFSGRCEHCMDICRNAAPDLKEHENNHKVACWLYEERAER